In Phlebotomus papatasi isolate M1 chromosome 1, Ppap_2.1, whole genome shotgun sequence, the following proteins share a genomic window:
- the LOC129810448 gene encoding choline transporter-like 2 isoform X3 — protein MPPPDDDSALVVRDYGEPMKYDPNFKGPLKNRSCTDVICLLLFVFFLVGWGAVAFYAYRNGDLDRLLVPTDSQNNRCGVDSNVLNKPYLFFFDLSRCVDITVPINGCPTPQVCVEKCPEEPFLFDMLGPNEPIENIKNLLICDVNVNKNDITTYEIAKEFVDNNRCARWYLQSVPFLNRCISDLLTTSCPRIPKSYTGTSKRSTDVSRASLLTTNRYQWPPDQQIEGRLSPEAVDEPAFRKCEENRRIGREIIYDKVKKTNTYLARFMGNTLAHITNKTEALQIGQMVVEDVIDSWWQILVALGLTMIVSLLFIVIMRWIAAPVIWFTILGVIGILGYVIYYSATMYVQLRDNPVYDSAPGTNINAIVKSYLDNKNTWLYLMIGVSILLLIILLLVLVLRKRIVIAIALVKEGSKAVSSTTSTIFFPLIPWTLYLLVIAFAVAVGLYLASVGDPVHRVVGLNSTGGCVCSGPPEGIYENGHLCDPDVFHQYCREPLTGSFFRQENAACRSASCHFQRIDSPKIVGYFHGVNVVGFFWLLFFVSAFNEMVLASAFSTWYWTFHKSDVPFFNVTISMGRTIRYHLGTLAFGSLIITICRIIRCILEYIDHKLKKFDNEVTRGILCCCKCFFWCLEKFLKFLNRNAYIMCAIHGKNFCSSARDAFNLLMRNFLRVIALDKVTDFLFFMAKVLIAAGMGVATHYFIKSPHSNMDLNYSFVPVIIVAIGSYLIASVFFSVYSMAVDTLFLCFLEDTERNDGSPEKPYFMSKQLMRILGKKNEVPRHRYR, from the exons ATGCCTCCACCGGATGATGACAGTGCCCTAGTTGTAAGAGACTATG GTGAGCCTATGAAATATGATCCAAACTTCAAGGGCCCATTGAAGAATCGCTCTTGCACTGATGTGATCTGCTTACTCCTCTTTGTCTTCTTCCTCGTCGGATGGGGTGCGGTTGCTTTCTATG CTTACAGAAATGGTGATCTTGACCGTCTCCTCGTGCCAACAGACTCCCAGAACAATCGCTGTGGAGTCGACAGTAATGTGCTCAATAAACCCTATCTGTTCTTCTTTGATCTCTCACGATGTGTAGACATCACAGTGCCCATCAATGGATGTCCCACGCCACAGGTGTGCGTGGAAAAGTGTCCAGAGGAACCTTTTCTCTTTGATATGCTCGGACCGAATGAGCCCATTGAGAATATCAAGAATTTACTCATTTGCGATGTTAATGTCAACAAAAATGATATCACAACATACGAAATAGCCAAAGAATTTGTGGACAATAACCGATGTGCTAGGTGGTATCTACAGAGTGTTCCTT TTCTCAATCGATGCATCTCTGATCTGCTAACAACGAGTTGTCCCCGTATCCCAAAATCCTACACGGGAACCTCAAAGCGAAGTACAGATGTATCCAGGGCTTCACTACTCACTACAAATCGCTATCAGTGGCCACCAGATCAGCAAATTGAGGGTCGATTGTCACCTGAAGCGGTCGATGAGCCGGCATTTAGGAAATGCGAGGAAAATCGTCGCATTGGTCGTGAGATCATCTATGATAAAGTCAAGAAGACCAATACGTATTTAGCCCGTTTTATGGGCAACACTCTAGCTCACATCACCAATAAGACGGAAGCTCTCCAG ATTGGCCAAATGGTCGTTGAAGATGTAATCGATTCATGGTGGCAAATCCTCGTTGCTCTCGGATTGACTATGATCGTTTCGTTGCTGTTTATCGTGATCATGAGATGGATAGCAGCCCCTGTGATTTGGTTCACAATCCTAGGCGTTATTGGAATTCTAGGATATG TGATTTACTACAGTGCAACAATGTACGTGCAATTGAGGGATAATCCGGTATATGACAGTGCACCAGGCACGAATATCAATGCAATTGTTAAATCCTATTTGGACAACAAGAATACGTGGCTTTACCTTATGATTGGCGTATCGATCCTGCTTTTGATCATATTGCTTCTAGTCTTGGTGCTCCGCAAGAGGATTGTTATTGCGATTGCATTGGTTAAAGAGGGAAGCAA agcTGTAAGTTCAACCACGTCCACAATATTCTTTCCACTGATACCGTGGACTCTGTATCTGCTCGTGATTGCCTTTGCTGTGGCAGTGGGACTCTATTTGGCATCTGTAGGTGATCCGGTACATCGAGTTGTGGGTCTCAATAGTACCGGTGGATGCGTATGCAGTGGACCACCTGAGGGAATTTACGAAAATGGCCATCTATGCGATCCGGATGTTTTTCACCAGTACTGTCGAGAACCATTAACCGGATCGTTCTTTAGGCAAGAAAATGCAGCATGTCGATCTGCATCATGTCACTTCCAACGGATAGATAGTCCAAAGATTGTGGGATATTTTCATGGGGTGAATGTTGTAGGATTTTTCTGGTTGCTCTTCTTTGTGTCAGCCTTCAATGAGATGGTACTGGCGTCGGCATTTTCTACATGGTACTGGACATTCCACAAGTCAGATGTACCCTTTTTCAATGTTACCATTTCAATGGGACGTACAATACGCTATCACCTGGGAACATTGGCATTTGGCTCCCTTATCATCACAATCTGTCGGATAATTCGATGTATACTGGAGTACATTGATCACAAGTTGAAGAAGTTTGACAATGAAGTCACCAGAGGTATTCTGTGTTGTTGCAAATGCTTCTTCTGGTGCTTggagaaatttctgaaatttctcAATAGAAATGCCTACATCATGTGTGCGATTCATGGAAAGAATTTTTGCTCAAGTGCACGGGATGCATTTAATTTGCTCATGAGGAACTTTTTGCGTGTGATTGCTCTGGATAAAGTCACAGATTTCCTCTTTTTTATGGCTAAGGTGCTGATTGCAGCAGGAATGGGTGTGGCAACACACTATTTTATTAAGAGTCCACACAGCAATATGGATCTCAATTATTCCTTTGTTCCTGTGATCATTGTGGCAATCGGAAGTTACCTAATTGCttctgtatttttttctgtttattcaATGGCTGTGGATACACTATTCTTGTGTTTCCTGGAAGACACTGAGCGCAATGATGGATCACCCGAGAAGCCATATTTTATGTCCAAACAACTTATGAGGATTCTCGGGAAGAAGAATGAGGTACCCCGTCATAGGTATCGTTAA
- the LOC129810448 gene encoding choline transporter-like 2 isoform X5: protein MPSKKNRGQMPPPDDDSALVVRDYGEPMKYDPNFKGPLKNRSCTDVICLLLFVFFLVGWGAVAFYAYRNGDLDRLLVPTDSQNNRCGVDSNVLNKPYLFFFDLSRCVDITVPINGCPTPQVCVEKCPEEPFLFDMLGPNEPIENIKNLLICDVNVNKNDITTYEIAKEFVDNNRCARWYLQSVPFYGRCVPFNFESALNILETIALELQNLIQAVDHIKILSTINGIGQMVVEDVIDSWWQILVALGLTMIVSLLFIVIMRWIAAPVIWFTILGVIGILGYVIYYSATMYVQLRDNPVYDSAPGTNINAIVKSYLDNKNTWLYLMIGVSILLLIILLLVLVLRKRIVIAIALVKEGSKAVSSTTSTIFFPLIPWTLYLLVIAFAVAVGLYLASVGDPVHRVVGLNSTGGCVCSGPPEGIYENGHLCDPDVFHQYCREPLTGSFFRQENAACRSASCHFQRIDSPKIVGYFHGVNVVGFFWLLFFVSAFNEMVLASAFSTWYWTFHKSDVPFFNVTISMGRTIRYHLGTLAFGSLIITICRIIRCILEYIDHKLKKFDNEVTRGILCCCKCFFWCLEKFLKFLNRNAYIMCAIHGKNFCSSARDAFNLLMRNFLRVIALDKVTDFLFFMAKVLIAAGMGVATHYFIKSPHSNMDLNYSFVPVIIVAIGSYLIASVFFSVYSMAVDTLFLCFLEDTERNDGSPEKPYFMSKQLMRILGKKNEVPRHRYR from the exons ATGCCTTCAAA GAAAAATAGAGGACAAATGCCTCCACCGGATGATGACAGTGCCCTAGTTGTAAGAGACTATG GTGAGCCTATGAAATATGATCCAAACTTCAAGGGCCCATTGAAGAATCGCTCTTGCACTGATGTGATCTGCTTACTCCTCTTTGTCTTCTTCCTCGTCGGATGGGGTGCGGTTGCTTTCTATG CTTACAGAAATGGTGATCTTGACCGTCTCCTCGTGCCAACAGACTCCCAGAACAATCGCTGTGGAGTCGACAGTAATGTGCTCAATAAACCCTATCTGTTCTTCTTTGATCTCTCACGATGTGTAGACATCACAGTGCCCATCAATGGATGTCCCACGCCACAGGTGTGCGTGGAAAAGTGTCCAGAGGAACCTTTTCTCTTTGATATGCTCGGACCGAATGAGCCCATTGAGAATATCAAGAATTTACTCATTTGCGATGTTAATGTCAACAAAAATGATATCACAACATACGAAATAGCCAAAGAATTTGTGGACAATAACCGATGTGCTAGGTGGTATCTACAGAGTGTTCCTT TTTATGGTCGGTGCGTACCATTTAATTTTGAAAGTGCATTGAACATTTTAGAAACAATTGCACTTGAATTACAAAACCTAATTCAAGCTGTGGATCACATCAAAATTTTATCCACAATAAATGGG ATTGGCCAAATGGTCGTTGAAGATGTAATCGATTCATGGTGGCAAATCCTCGTTGCTCTCGGATTGACTATGATCGTTTCGTTGCTGTTTATCGTGATCATGAGATGGATAGCAGCCCCTGTGATTTGGTTCACAATCCTAGGCGTTATTGGAATTCTAGGATATG TGATTTACTACAGTGCAACAATGTACGTGCAATTGAGGGATAATCCGGTATATGACAGTGCACCAGGCACGAATATCAATGCAATTGTTAAATCCTATTTGGACAACAAGAATACGTGGCTTTACCTTATGATTGGCGTATCGATCCTGCTTTTGATCATATTGCTTCTAGTCTTGGTGCTCCGCAAGAGGATTGTTATTGCGATTGCATTGGTTAAAGAGGGAAGCAA agcTGTAAGTTCAACCACGTCCACAATATTCTTTCCACTGATACCGTGGACTCTGTATCTGCTCGTGATTGCCTTTGCTGTGGCAGTGGGACTCTATTTGGCATCTGTAGGTGATCCGGTACATCGAGTTGTGGGTCTCAATAGTACCGGTGGATGCGTATGCAGTGGACCACCTGAGGGAATTTACGAAAATGGCCATCTATGCGATCCGGATGTTTTTCACCAGTACTGTCGAGAACCATTAACCGGATCGTTCTTTAGGCAAGAAAATGCAGCATGTCGATCTGCATCATGTCACTTCCAACGGATAGATAGTCCAAAGATTGTGGGATATTTTCATGGGGTGAATGTTGTAGGATTTTTCTGGTTGCTCTTCTTTGTGTCAGCCTTCAATGAGATGGTACTGGCGTCGGCATTTTCTACATGGTACTGGACATTCCACAAGTCAGATGTACCCTTTTTCAATGTTACCATTTCAATGGGACGTACAATACGCTATCACCTGGGAACATTGGCATTTGGCTCCCTTATCATCACAATCTGTCGGATAATTCGATGTATACTGGAGTACATTGATCACAAGTTGAAGAAGTTTGACAATGAAGTCACCAGAGGTATTCTGTGTTGTTGCAAATGCTTCTTCTGGTGCTTggagaaatttctgaaatttctcAATAGAAATGCCTACATCATGTGTGCGATTCATGGAAAGAATTTTTGCTCAAGTGCACGGGATGCATTTAATTTGCTCATGAGGAACTTTTTGCGTGTGATTGCTCTGGATAAAGTCACAGATTTCCTCTTTTTTATGGCTAAGGTGCTGATTGCAGCAGGAATGGGTGTGGCAACACACTATTTTATTAAGAGTCCACACAGCAATATGGATCTCAATTATTCCTTTGTTCCTGTGATCATTGTGGCAATCGGAAGTTACCTAATTGCttctgtatttttttctgtttattcaATGGCTGTGGATACACTATTCTTGTGTTTCCTGGAAGACACTGAGCGCAATGATGGATCACCCGAGAAGCCATATTTTATGTCCAAACAACTTATGAGGATTCTCGGGAAGAAGAATGAGGTACCCCGTCATAGGTATCGTTAA
- the LOC129810448 gene encoding choline transporter-like 2 isoform X2: MPSKKNRGQMPPPDDDSALVVRDYGEPMKYDPNFKGPLKNRSCTDVICLLLFVFFLVGWGAVAFYAYRNGDLDRLLVPTDSQNNRCGVDSNVLNKPYLFFFDLSRCVDITVPINGCPTPQVCVEKCPEEPFLFDMLGPNEPIENIKNLLICDVNVNKNDITTYEIAKEFVDNNRCARWYLQSVPFLNRCISDLLTTSCPRIPKSYTGTSKRSTDVSRASLLTTNRYQWPPDQQIEGRLSPEAVDEPAFRKCEENRRIGREIIYDKVKKTNTYLARFMGNTLAHITNKTEALQIGQMVVEDVIDSWWQILVALGLTMIVSLLFIVIMRWIAAPVIWFTILGVIGILGYVIYYSATMYVQLRDNPVYDSAPGTNINAIVKSYLDNKNTWLYLMIGVSILLLIILLLVLVLRKRIVIAIALVKEGSKAVSSTTSTIFFPLIPWTLYLLVIAFAVAVGLYLASVGDPVHRVVGLNSTGGCVCSGPPEGIYENGHLCDPDVFHQYCREPLTGSFFRQENAACRSASCHFQRIDSPKIVGYFHGVNVVGFFWLLFFVSAFNEMVLASAFSTWYWTFHKSDVPFFNVTISMGRTIRYHLGTLAFGSLIITICRIIRCILEYIDHKLKKFDNEVTRGILCCCKCFFWCLEKFLKFLNRNAYIMCAIHGKNFCSSARDAFNLLMRNFLRVIALDKVTDFLFFMAKVLIAAGMGVATHYFIKSPHSNMDLNYSFVPVIIVAIGSYLIASVFFSVYSMAVDTLFLCFLEDTERNDGSPEKPYFMSKQLMRILGKKNEVPRHRYR; the protein is encoded by the exons ATGCCTTCAAA GAAAAATAGAGGACAAATGCCTCCACCGGATGATGACAGTGCCCTAGTTGTAAGAGACTATG GTGAGCCTATGAAATATGATCCAAACTTCAAGGGCCCATTGAAGAATCGCTCTTGCACTGATGTGATCTGCTTACTCCTCTTTGTCTTCTTCCTCGTCGGATGGGGTGCGGTTGCTTTCTATG CTTACAGAAATGGTGATCTTGACCGTCTCCTCGTGCCAACAGACTCCCAGAACAATCGCTGTGGAGTCGACAGTAATGTGCTCAATAAACCCTATCTGTTCTTCTTTGATCTCTCACGATGTGTAGACATCACAGTGCCCATCAATGGATGTCCCACGCCACAGGTGTGCGTGGAAAAGTGTCCAGAGGAACCTTTTCTCTTTGATATGCTCGGACCGAATGAGCCCATTGAGAATATCAAGAATTTACTCATTTGCGATGTTAATGTCAACAAAAATGATATCACAACATACGAAATAGCCAAAGAATTTGTGGACAATAACCGATGTGCTAGGTGGTATCTACAGAGTGTTCCTT TTCTCAATCGATGCATCTCTGATCTGCTAACAACGAGTTGTCCCCGTATCCCAAAATCCTACACGGGAACCTCAAAGCGAAGTACAGATGTATCCAGGGCTTCACTACTCACTACAAATCGCTATCAGTGGCCACCAGATCAGCAAATTGAGGGTCGATTGTCACCTGAAGCGGTCGATGAGCCGGCATTTAGGAAATGCGAGGAAAATCGTCGCATTGGTCGTGAGATCATCTATGATAAAGTCAAGAAGACCAATACGTATTTAGCCCGTTTTATGGGCAACACTCTAGCTCACATCACCAATAAGACGGAAGCTCTCCAG ATTGGCCAAATGGTCGTTGAAGATGTAATCGATTCATGGTGGCAAATCCTCGTTGCTCTCGGATTGACTATGATCGTTTCGTTGCTGTTTATCGTGATCATGAGATGGATAGCAGCCCCTGTGATTTGGTTCACAATCCTAGGCGTTATTGGAATTCTAGGATATG TGATTTACTACAGTGCAACAATGTACGTGCAATTGAGGGATAATCCGGTATATGACAGTGCACCAGGCACGAATATCAATGCAATTGTTAAATCCTATTTGGACAACAAGAATACGTGGCTTTACCTTATGATTGGCGTATCGATCCTGCTTTTGATCATATTGCTTCTAGTCTTGGTGCTCCGCAAGAGGATTGTTATTGCGATTGCATTGGTTAAAGAGGGAAGCAA agcTGTAAGTTCAACCACGTCCACAATATTCTTTCCACTGATACCGTGGACTCTGTATCTGCTCGTGATTGCCTTTGCTGTGGCAGTGGGACTCTATTTGGCATCTGTAGGTGATCCGGTACATCGAGTTGTGGGTCTCAATAGTACCGGTGGATGCGTATGCAGTGGACCACCTGAGGGAATTTACGAAAATGGCCATCTATGCGATCCGGATGTTTTTCACCAGTACTGTCGAGAACCATTAACCGGATCGTTCTTTAGGCAAGAAAATGCAGCATGTCGATCTGCATCATGTCACTTCCAACGGATAGATAGTCCAAAGATTGTGGGATATTTTCATGGGGTGAATGTTGTAGGATTTTTCTGGTTGCTCTTCTTTGTGTCAGCCTTCAATGAGATGGTACTGGCGTCGGCATTTTCTACATGGTACTGGACATTCCACAAGTCAGATGTACCCTTTTTCAATGTTACCATTTCAATGGGACGTACAATACGCTATCACCTGGGAACATTGGCATTTGGCTCCCTTATCATCACAATCTGTCGGATAATTCGATGTATACTGGAGTACATTGATCACAAGTTGAAGAAGTTTGACAATGAAGTCACCAGAGGTATTCTGTGTTGTTGCAAATGCTTCTTCTGGTGCTTggagaaatttctgaaatttctcAATAGAAATGCCTACATCATGTGTGCGATTCATGGAAAGAATTTTTGCTCAAGTGCACGGGATGCATTTAATTTGCTCATGAGGAACTTTTTGCGTGTGATTGCTCTGGATAAAGTCACAGATTTCCTCTTTTTTATGGCTAAGGTGCTGATTGCAGCAGGAATGGGTGTGGCAACACACTATTTTATTAAGAGTCCACACAGCAATATGGATCTCAATTATTCCTTTGTTCCTGTGATCATTGTGGCAATCGGAAGTTACCTAATTGCttctgtatttttttctgtttattcaATGGCTGTGGATACACTATTCTTGTGTTTCCTGGAAGACACTGAGCGCAATGATGGATCACCCGAGAAGCCATATTTTATGTCCAAACAACTTATGAGGATTCTCGGGAAGAAGAATGAGGTACCCCGTCATAGGTATCGTTAA
- the LOC129810448 gene encoding choline transporter-like 2 isoform X4 has translation MGCCSSGEKVPIRRNSDEDNARGESDRLLYSEPMKYDPNFKGPLKNRSCTDVICLLLFVFFLVGWGAVAFYAYRNGDLDRLLVPTDSQNNRCGVDSNVLNKPYLFFFDLSRCVDITVPINGCPTPQVCVEKCPEEPFLFDMLGPNEPIENIKNLLICDVNVNKNDITTYEIAKEFVDNNRCARWYLQSVPFYGRCVPFNFESALNILETIALELQNLIQAVDHIKILSTINGIGQMVVEDVIDSWWQILVALGLTMIVSLLFIVIMRWIAAPVIWFTILGVIGILGYVIYYSATMYVQLRDNPVYDSAPGTNINAIVKSYLDNKNTWLYLMIGVSILLLIILLLVLVLRKRIVIAIALVKEGSKAVSSTTSTIFFPLIPWTLYLLVIAFAVAVGLYLASVGDPVHRVVGLNSTGGCVCSGPPEGIYENGHLCDPDVFHQYCREPLTGSFFRQENAACRSASCHFQRIDSPKIVGYFHGVNVVGFFWLLFFVSAFNEMVLASAFSTWYWTFHKSDVPFFNVTISMGRTIRYHLGTLAFGSLIITICRIIRCILEYIDHKLKKFDNEVTRGILCCCKCFFWCLEKFLKFLNRNAYIMCAIHGKNFCSSARDAFNLLMRNFLRVIALDKVTDFLFFMAKVLIAAGMGVATHYFIKSPHSNMDLNYSFVPVIIVAIGSYLIASVFFSVYSMAVDTLFLCFLEDTERNDGSPEKPYFMSKQLMRILGKKNEVPRHRYR, from the exons ATGGGATGTTGCTcgagtggcgaaaaagtgccaATAAGGCGCAATAGTGATGAGGATAACGCCAGAGGAGAGAGTGATCGTCTTTTGTACA GTGAGCCTATGAAATATGATCCAAACTTCAAGGGCCCATTGAAGAATCGCTCTTGCACTGATGTGATCTGCTTACTCCTCTTTGTCTTCTTCCTCGTCGGATGGGGTGCGGTTGCTTTCTATG CTTACAGAAATGGTGATCTTGACCGTCTCCTCGTGCCAACAGACTCCCAGAACAATCGCTGTGGAGTCGACAGTAATGTGCTCAATAAACCCTATCTGTTCTTCTTTGATCTCTCACGATGTGTAGACATCACAGTGCCCATCAATGGATGTCCCACGCCACAGGTGTGCGTGGAAAAGTGTCCAGAGGAACCTTTTCTCTTTGATATGCTCGGACCGAATGAGCCCATTGAGAATATCAAGAATTTACTCATTTGCGATGTTAATGTCAACAAAAATGATATCACAACATACGAAATAGCCAAAGAATTTGTGGACAATAACCGATGTGCTAGGTGGTATCTACAGAGTGTTCCTT TTTATGGTCGGTGCGTACCATTTAATTTTGAAAGTGCATTGAACATTTTAGAAACAATTGCACTTGAATTACAAAACCTAATTCAAGCTGTGGATCACATCAAAATTTTATCCACAATAAATGGG ATTGGCCAAATGGTCGTTGAAGATGTAATCGATTCATGGTGGCAAATCCTCGTTGCTCTCGGATTGACTATGATCGTTTCGTTGCTGTTTATCGTGATCATGAGATGGATAGCAGCCCCTGTGATTTGGTTCACAATCCTAGGCGTTATTGGAATTCTAGGATATG TGATTTACTACAGTGCAACAATGTACGTGCAATTGAGGGATAATCCGGTATATGACAGTGCACCAGGCACGAATATCAATGCAATTGTTAAATCCTATTTGGACAACAAGAATACGTGGCTTTACCTTATGATTGGCGTATCGATCCTGCTTTTGATCATATTGCTTCTAGTCTTGGTGCTCCGCAAGAGGATTGTTATTGCGATTGCATTGGTTAAAGAGGGAAGCAA agcTGTAAGTTCAACCACGTCCACAATATTCTTTCCACTGATACCGTGGACTCTGTATCTGCTCGTGATTGCCTTTGCTGTGGCAGTGGGACTCTATTTGGCATCTGTAGGTGATCCGGTACATCGAGTTGTGGGTCTCAATAGTACCGGTGGATGCGTATGCAGTGGACCACCTGAGGGAATTTACGAAAATGGCCATCTATGCGATCCGGATGTTTTTCACCAGTACTGTCGAGAACCATTAACCGGATCGTTCTTTAGGCAAGAAAATGCAGCATGTCGATCTGCATCATGTCACTTCCAACGGATAGATAGTCCAAAGATTGTGGGATATTTTCATGGGGTGAATGTTGTAGGATTTTTCTGGTTGCTCTTCTTTGTGTCAGCCTTCAATGAGATGGTACTGGCGTCGGCATTTTCTACATGGTACTGGACATTCCACAAGTCAGATGTACCCTTTTTCAATGTTACCATTTCAATGGGACGTACAATACGCTATCACCTGGGAACATTGGCATTTGGCTCCCTTATCATCACAATCTGTCGGATAATTCGATGTATACTGGAGTACATTGATCACAAGTTGAAGAAGTTTGACAATGAAGTCACCAGAGGTATTCTGTGTTGTTGCAAATGCTTCTTCTGGTGCTTggagaaatttctgaaatttctcAATAGAAATGCCTACATCATGTGTGCGATTCATGGAAAGAATTTTTGCTCAAGTGCACGGGATGCATTTAATTTGCTCATGAGGAACTTTTTGCGTGTGATTGCTCTGGATAAAGTCACAGATTTCCTCTTTTTTATGGCTAAGGTGCTGATTGCAGCAGGAATGGGTGTGGCAACACACTATTTTATTAAGAGTCCACACAGCAATATGGATCTCAATTATTCCTTTGTTCCTGTGATCATTGTGGCAATCGGAAGTTACCTAATTGCttctgtatttttttctgtttattcaATGGCTGTGGATACACTATTCTTGTGTTTCCTGGAAGACACTGAGCGCAATGATGGATCACCCGAGAAGCCATATTTTATGTCCAAACAACTTATGAGGATTCTCGGGAAGAAGAATGAGGTACCCCGTCATAGGTATCGTTAA